In Primulina eburnea isolate SZY01 chromosome 14, ASM2296580v1, whole genome shotgun sequence, the following proteins share a genomic window:
- the LOC140813098 gene encoding NAC domain-containing protein JA2L-like, giving the protein MGLQETDPLSQLTLPPGFRFYPTDEELLVQYLCRKVAGHQFSLQIIGDIDLYKFDPWDLPSKAIFGEKEWYFFSPRDRKYPNGSRPNRVAGSGYWKATGTDKIITTGGRKVGIKKALVFYIGKAPKGTKTNWIMHEYRLSESPRKSGSSRLDDWVLCRIYKKNSSVQKPAISGVQSKEYSHGSSSSCSSQYDDVLESLPAIDDRFLCLPSMNPMPQEDQKLNLHQLGSGNFDWATLASLSSLGEIVPAQQPGTTQMNITNGGNDMYAPPLPPFGISFVEDEVQSGIQTQRTFDNSGFFPGNTSPFTPIYSRGLDPFRVRRPTHGSGFGF; this is encoded by the exons ATGGGACTCCAAGAAACCGACCCGCTTTCACAGCTGACGTTACCTCCCGGGTTCCGGTTCTACCCGACTGATGAGGAGCTCTTGGTGCAATACCTTTGCAGAAAAGTTGCAGGCCATCAATTCTCTCTGCAGATAATTGGTGATATTGATTTGTATAAGTTTGACCCTTGGGATCTTCCAA GCAAAGCCATATTTGGAGAAAAAGAATGGTATTTTTTCAGCCCTAGAGACAGAAAGTATCCGAATGGATCGCGGCCAAACAGAGTTGCAGGTTCTGGATACTGGAAAGCCACCGGGACTGATAAGATCATTACAACAGGAGGAAGAAAAGTTGGTATAAAGAAAGCTCTCGTTTTTTACATTGGAAAGGCACCTAAAGGGACAAAAACCAATTGGATTATGCATGAGTACAGACTTTCTGAATCTCCACGAAAGAGCGGCTCCTCTAGG CTGGATGATTGGGTCCTATGCCGAATTTACAAAAAGAATTCAAGTGTGCAGAAACCCGCCATTTCTGGAGTCCAGAGTAAGGAGTATAGTCACGGTTCCTCGTCGTCCTGTTCATCTCAGTACGACGACGTTTTGGAGTCATTGCCGGCCATCGATGACCGTTTCTTGTGTCTGCCAAGCATGAATCCCATGCCGCAAGAAGATCAGAAGCTGAATCTGCATCAATTGGGCTCTGGGAATTTTGATTGGGCCACTTTAGCTAGCCTTAGCTCGTTGGGAGAAATCGTTCCGGCCCAGCAACCTGGTACGACCCAGATGAACATAACGAATGGAGGAAATGACATGTATGCCCCTCCCTTGCCTCCATTTGGGATCAGCTTTGTCGAAGACGAAGTACAAAGCGGGATCCAAACTCAACGAACATTCGACAATTCCGGATTTTTCCCGGGAAACACGAGTCCGTTCACTCCTATCTATTCCCGCGGGCTTGACCCGTTTCGCGTTCGTCGCCCGACCCACGGCAGCGGGTTCGGATTTTAA
- the LOC140813336 gene encoding NAC transcription factor 56-like produces the protein MESTDSSTGSQQPQLPPGFRFHPTDEELVVHYLKKKAASVPLPVAIIAEVDLYKFDPWELPAKATFGEQEWYFFSPRDRKYPNGARPNRAATSGYWKATGTDKPVLTAGGTQKVGVKKALVFYGGKPPKGMKTNWIMHEYRLTGNKPSNTKPPGCDVASKKGSLRLDDWVLCRIYKKNTAQRPIDQERDDINDMLGSIPPSISMPVGQQKLQGLIKPTNYASFLGNDHQKLFEGATSFNDAMNSHLCSSGSKPAPQFPNWVPGASNLLPSKRSTLPNLYWNDEGNTSSPPTKRFIAENCDGSLGRTDETTDSIATILSQLPQTPSLQQQQQTMLGNLGDGVFRQAQVYQVSGMNWYS, from the exons ATGGAAAGCACCGATTCCTCCACCGGTTCACAGCAGCCTCAGCTGCCACCGGGATTCAGATTCCATCCCACCGACGAAGAACTTGTGGTGCACTACCTCAAGAAAAAGGCTGCCTCCGTCCCGTTGCCGGTTGCGATTATAGCCGAAGTTGATCTTTACAAGTTCGATCCTTGGGAACTTCCAG CAAAGGCAACATTCGGGGAGCAAGAGTGGTATTTTTTCAGTCCCAGAGACAGGAAATATCCCAACGGGGCAAGGCCGAACCGGGCGGCCACTTCCGGCTATTGGAAGGCAACTGGGACGGATAAACCCGTGCTGACCGCCGGAGGAACTCAAAAGGTTGGCGTAAAAAAGGCACTGGTTTTCTATGGAGGGAAGCCACCTAAGGGAATGAAGACTAATTGGATCATGCATGAATACAGGCTTACTGGTAATAAACCCTCCAACACGAAGCCCCCGGGCTGCGATGTTGCAAGCAAAAAGGGATCTTTAAgg CTTGATGATTGGGTCTTGTGTCGGATTTATAAGAAGAACACCGCCCAAAGGCCGATAGATCAAGAACGAGACGATATAAACGACATGCTTGGATCAATCCCACCAAGTATCTCAATGCCTGTTGGACAGCAGAAGCTACAAGGACTGATCAAGCCCACAAACTACGCATCATTTCTTGGAAACGATCATCAAAAACTATTCGAAGGGGCAACGTCGTTCAACGATGCTATGAACTCTCATTTATGTTCATCAGGTTCAAAGCCAGCACCACAGTTTCCAAATTGGGTACCTGGAGCCTCAAATCTCCTCCCTTCAAAGAGAAGTACACTTCCAAATTTATACTGGAACGATGAAGGGAACACGAGCTCTCCTCCCACGAAGAGATTTATTGCTGAAAATTGTGATGGAAGCCTCGGAAGAACTGATGAAACAACCGACTCTATAGCTACCATTCTTAGCCAGCTGCCACAAACCCCTTCACTACAGCAGCAGCAACAGACAATGCTAGGGAATCTCGGAGACGGGGTTTTTCGACAGGCGCAGGTGTATCAAGTTTCTGGCATGAATTGGTACTCTTAA
- the LOC140811964 gene encoding uncharacterized protein isoform X1, with product MAAFVAPQSFYALRGPKQNNHFFHASAKLGFFNKKHRGCSLRFVGSAAGDLDVIPVQSDDIVDQQSGIVFIGKEAEGTEVDLVVGGFGSDSSGRLTLEAAAGFSASASGAAGSESADGESQLEMRRLVDRTINASIVLAAGSFAIAKLLTIDHNYWHGWTLFEILRYAPEHNWSAYEEALKTNPVLAKMFISGVVYSLGDWIAQCYEGKPLFEFDRSRMFRSGIVGFSLHGSLSHYYYHFCEALFPFDDWWVVPAKVAFDQTAWSAVWNSIYFILLGVLRRESPANIFSEWKATFWPMLTAGWKLWPFAHLITYGVIPVEQRLLWVDTVELVWVTILSTYSNEKSETRTSEVPVETNSASSKGSSEE from the exons ATGGCCGCCTTCGTCGCTCCACAATCCTTCTATGCTCTTCGAGGACCCAAACAGAACAACCATTTCTTCCACGCTTCGGCCAAGCTTGGTTTCTTCAACAAAAAACACAGAGGCTGTTCCTTACGTTTTGTAGGCTCGGCGGCCGGTGATCTTGACGTCATCCCCGTCCAGAGTGACGATATAGTGGATCAGCAAAGCGGCATCGTGTTCATAGGAAAAGAAGCGGAAGGGACGGAGGTGGATCTGGTTGTGGGGGGTTTTGGTAGTGACTcttctgggaggctgactctcGAGGCTGCTGCTGGCTTCTCAGCCTCTGCTTCTGGTGCAGCTGGGTCGGAGTCGGCCGATGGAGAAAGCCAGCTGGAAATGAGGCGACTTGTTGATAGGACCATTAATGCTTCTATTGTGTTGGCTGCTGGATCTTTTGCCATCGCCAAGCTACTTACCATCGATCATAATTATTGGCAC GGATGGACCCTTTTTGAAATATTGAGATATGCTCCTGAACACAATTGGAGTGCGTATGAGGAGGCTCTTAAAACAAACCCTGTCTTAGCGAAAATGTTTATAAGTGGGGTTGTTTATTCTTTGGGGGATTGGATTGCACAG TGCTATGAAGGGAAACCTCTGTTTGAATTTGACCGTTCGCGTATGTTCAGATCTGGTATAGTTGGTTTTTCCCTTCACGGTTCCCTTTCACACTATTACTATCATTTCTGTGAG GCTTTATTTCCTTTTGATGATTGGTGGGTTGTTCCTGCTAAAGTTGCTTTCGATCAAACAGCTTGGTCTGCTGTTTGGAACAGCATTTACTTCATTCTTTTAGGGGTCTTACGGCGTGAGTCCCCTGCCAATATCTTTTCCGAGTGGAAAGCTACTTTCTGGCCAATGTTAACA GCTGGTTGGAAGCTATGGCCTTTTGCTCATCTGATCACCTATGGCGTGATCCCTGTCGAACAAAGACTTCTTTGGGTTGACACAGTGGAACTTGTTTGGGTTACCATACTCTCTAC TTACTCAAATGAGAAATCTGAAACAAGAACATCTGAAGTGCCGGTTGAGACTAATTCAGCATCATCAAAGGGATCATCCGAG GAATAA
- the LOC140811964 gene encoding uncharacterized protein isoform X2 gives MAAFVAPQSFYALRGPKQNNHFFHASAKLGFFNKKHRGCSLRFVGSAAGDLDVIPVQSDDIVDQQSGIVFIGKEAEGTEVDLVVGGFGSDSSGRLTLEAAAGFSASASGAAGSESADGESQLEMRRLVDRTINASIVLAAGSFAIAKLLTIDHNYWHGWTLFEILRYAPEHNWSAYEEALKTNPVLAKMFISGVVYSLGDWIAQCYEGKPLFEFDRSRMFRSGIVGFSLHGSLSHYYYHFCEALFPFDDWWVVPAKVAFDQTAWSAVWNSIYFILLGVLRRESPANIFSEWKATFWPMLTAGWKLWPFAHLITYGVIPVEQRLLWVDTVELVWVTILSTYSNEKSETRTSEVPVETNSASSKGSSE, from the exons ATGGCCGCCTTCGTCGCTCCACAATCCTTCTATGCTCTTCGAGGACCCAAACAGAACAACCATTTCTTCCACGCTTCGGCCAAGCTTGGTTTCTTCAACAAAAAACACAGAGGCTGTTCCTTACGTTTTGTAGGCTCGGCGGCCGGTGATCTTGACGTCATCCCCGTCCAGAGTGACGATATAGTGGATCAGCAAAGCGGCATCGTGTTCATAGGAAAAGAAGCGGAAGGGACGGAGGTGGATCTGGTTGTGGGGGGTTTTGGTAGTGACTcttctgggaggctgactctcGAGGCTGCTGCTGGCTTCTCAGCCTCTGCTTCTGGTGCAGCTGGGTCGGAGTCGGCCGATGGAGAAAGCCAGCTGGAAATGAGGCGACTTGTTGATAGGACCATTAATGCTTCTATTGTGTTGGCTGCTGGATCTTTTGCCATCGCCAAGCTACTTACCATCGATCATAATTATTGGCAC GGATGGACCCTTTTTGAAATATTGAGATATGCTCCTGAACACAATTGGAGTGCGTATGAGGAGGCTCTTAAAACAAACCCTGTCTTAGCGAAAATGTTTATAAGTGGGGTTGTTTATTCTTTGGGGGATTGGATTGCACAG TGCTATGAAGGGAAACCTCTGTTTGAATTTGACCGTTCGCGTATGTTCAGATCTGGTATAGTTGGTTTTTCCCTTCACGGTTCCCTTTCACACTATTACTATCATTTCTGTGAG GCTTTATTTCCTTTTGATGATTGGTGGGTTGTTCCTGCTAAAGTTGCTTTCGATCAAACAGCTTGGTCTGCTGTTTGGAACAGCATTTACTTCATTCTTTTAGGGGTCTTACGGCGTGAGTCCCCTGCCAATATCTTTTCCGAGTGGAAAGCTACTTTCTGGCCAATGTTAACA GCTGGTTGGAAGCTATGGCCTTTTGCTCATCTGATCACCTATGGCGTGATCCCTGTCGAACAAAGACTTCTTTGGGTTGACACAGTGGAACTTGTTTGGGTTACCATACTCTCTAC TTACTCAAATGAGAAATCTGAAACAAGAACATCTGAAGTGCCGGTTGAGACTAATTCAGCATCATCAAAGGGATCATCCGAG TAA